In Synechococcus sp. MU1643, a single window of DNA contains:
- a CDS encoding DUF3104 domain-containing protein, giving the protein MSIDHASGASTPKPDPVFLHVKVGMAVIIKNTDKTWRVADVINVIGSTKNPKVPKFFQVTYVDNHVTNWVNAGLVTHIVPRV; this is encoded by the coding sequence ATGTCAATTGATCATGCAAGTGGCGCCTCGACGCCCAAACCAGATCCGGTCTTTCTCCACGTCAAAGTGGGAATGGCGGTGATCATCAAGAACACTGACAAGACCTGGCGCGTGGCTGATGTCATTAACGTTATTGGCAGCACCAAAAACCCGAAGGTTCCAAAGTTTTTCCAGGTGACATATGTAGATAATCACGTCACCAACTGGGTCAATGCTGGCCTCGTGACTCACATCGTTCCAAGGGTCTGA
- a CDS encoding DUF1651 domain-containing protein, which translates to MAIRAYSYVPPRPPELMTRRRLLRHNAIEAWQSMQKTGWRRCPPPVR; encoded by the coding sequence GTGGCGATCAGGGCCTACAGCTACGTTCCGCCCCGTCCTCCTGAGCTGATGACACGCAGGCGGTTGCTGCGGCACAACGCCATAGAGGCTTGGCAATCGATGCAGAAGACGGGCTGGAGGCGCTGCCCCCCACCCGTGCGGTGA